From the Streptomyces nodosus genome, the window CCGACCGCCTACTCGCTATGTACTCAATCGGGCGTGTCTGTCACAGTAGGCCGCCGATGCCATCCCCTCTTCCCCACTCGCACCACCCGCCCCTACATTGGGGAGTGAGCACGCAACGACGAAGAGTCACCGGAAGGGGAAGCCGGTGCCCGTCGAGTGCGGAAGGTGCAGGTGTGTCATGGCTGCAGCTGGCGAGAGGCCTCTCAACGAGGTTCAGTTCCTGACCGTGGCGGAAGTCGCCTCGGTGATGCGAGTGTCGAAGATGACCGTGTACCGGCTGGTGCACAGCGGCCATCTGCCGGCGATCCGGGTGGGAAGGTCCTTCCGGGTGCCGGAGCAAGCGGTTCACGAGTATCTCCGCGAGAGCTATGTGGGGGTGGAGACGGCCTGACGGCGGCCCGGCGGGGTCCCCGCAGGACCCCCCGGGCACCTCGATTACGACCTCAGCGCTCGGGCGGGTAGGCTAGCCCCTCGTAGGTCGTATGGGCCCATGGCGCCCAGCACCGAGTGATGAGAAGTGAGCGAGGGTAGTCGTGGGCTCTGTTATCAAGAAGCGGCGCAAGCGGATGGCGAAGAAGAAGCACCGCAAGCTGCTCAAGCGCACTCGCGTCCAGCGTCGCAACAAGAAGTAGGACGCGGCCCCTCAGGGGCCGCCCCTGCTTCGCGCGCGGATGTGCGTTGTGGCCCCCCACCCTCGGTGGGGGGCCTTCGCCGTCTCT encodes:
- a CDS encoding helix-turn-helix domain-containing protein gives rise to the protein MAAAGERPLNEVQFLTVAEVASVMRVSKMTVYRLVHSGHLPAIRVGRSFRVPEQAVHEYLRESYVGVETA
- a CDS encoding 30S ribosomal protein bS22, with product MGSVIKKRRKRMAKKKHRKLLKRTRVQRRNKK